The sequence ccctatggTTCCTAGTCAAAAGGTAGTGCAGTAAACAGGGAGCCATTTGGATCTTTTAAGATCTGGTGAGACAGAAAAAAACCCACAAAAAGCAAGTCTCTGAATTCACGTAATCAAACTTTAGGTTTAAGACATCACGTTGAAGCAAACCGTAAACCACGTGTCAAATTCATTTCACGGAGGGCCGAGTGCCTGCGGGTTTTCACTCCTCCTTTGTActtaaggtcactgattagtaaggaactccactcacctggttgtctaggtctcagtaaggaactcccctcacctggttgtctaggtctcagtaaggaactcccctcacctggttgtctaggtctcagtaaggaactcccctcacctggttgtctaggtctcagtaaggaactcccctcacctggttgtctaggtctcagtaaggaactcccctcacctggttgtctaggtctcagtaaggaactcccctcacctggttgtctaggtctcagtaaggaactcccctcacctggttgtctaggtctcagtaaggaactcccctcacctggttgtctaggtctcagtaaggaactcccctcacctggttgtctaagtctcagtaaggaactccctcacctggttgtctaggtctcagtaaggaactcccctcacctggttgtctaggtctcagtaaggaactcccctcacctggttgtctaggtctcagtaaggaactcccctcacctggttgtctaggtctcagtaaggaactcccctcacctggttgtctaggtctcagtaaggaactcccctcacctggttgtctaggtctcagtaaggaactcccctcacctggttgtctaggtctcagtaaggaactcccctcacctggttgtctaggtctcagtaaggaactcccctcacctggttgtctaggtctcagtaaggaactcccctcacctggttgtctaggtctcagtaaggaactcccctcacctggttgtctaggtctcagtaaggaactcctctcacctggttgtctaggtctcagtaaggaactcccctcacctggttgtctaggtctcagtaaggaactcccctcacctggttgtctaggtctcagtaaggaactcccctcacctggttgtctaggtctcagtaaggaactcccctcacctggttgtctaggtctcagtaaggaactcctctcacctggttgtctaggtctcagtaaggaactctcctcacctggtcgTCTAGGTCTCATAAGGaagtcccctcacctggttgtctaggtctcagttaggaactcccctcacctggttgtctaggtctcagttaGGAAcgcccctcacctggttgtctaggtctcagtaaggaactcccctcacctggttgtctaggtctcagttaggaactcccctcacctggttgtctaggtctcagttaggaactcccctcacctggttgtctaggtctcagttaggaactcccctcacctggttgtctaggtctcagtagggaactcccctcacctggttgtctaggtctcagtagggaactcccctcacctggttgtctaggtctcagtagggaactcccctcacctggttgtctaggtctcagttaGGAAcgcccctcacctggttgtctaggtcttaattaaaataataaaaaacagcAGACACtaagccctccatggaatgagttcgACACCCCCAAAGCGTTTCAGCTCTAGCAGGAGAACAACCAAGCATTAAATGGTTTGTCATTTCTGTGAGACGTGCTATGTGGTTTCACTGCCTGGGTGTTGCCCTGTGTCACACTGTGCCTCACTCTATCACATATCTCTTACCCCACCTGTCTGTTTAGCTTCAGCTCCTTCATGTTagcttgtttttgttttctttggTTTGAGGAGGTGTTCCTCTCTGTCGAGTCTGTCTTCGAAAACATTCGCAATAAGTCCTGTTCAAACCTCTCAGCTCCAGCTGACGTCGTACTTTGTCCATCCCTCAGGTGGGGTCAAGAAGACCCGTCGTCCACGGGACAGGAAGCTAACTACACCCCTGTAACCCGCACGGGGAACCCCCGATTTCAAGTCATCCATCACCCCTAAGTTACGGGCCAGAACCTTAAAATTGTCCCGGCTGGAATATTGCACCCGGTACGGACCAGTACCCGTCAAACCACCCCCTTGTTGTAGCTCCTCCACCTTAATCAGAGGGGCGCTGTAAACCTGCTTCACAAAGTTCACGTCAAAGTTCTCCTTCATCAAGTAAGACAGATCCTGTTTGGTGAAAGGCACAAAGTCAGTGTTGAGTTTAATATAACGCAGATACTGGTCAAAGAACTGACCCAAGCTGACACCCTTGCGTCCGAAGGTCATAGTTCTGGAGATCTCTGGGCGGATGCAGGAGCGCTCTTTACGCTGCTCGGGGTGACGCATCCAGTCGTCCCAGAAGGCTGTGGGCCACTTGGGTTCTAGTTCTGCCCAGATGTCCTTCAGCAGCATCCAGCCCAGCCCAGGGAAGAAGTCTGTCCTGTAGAGGAGGGCCGCCTTCCCAGGGTCCACCAGCCCCTCACGGCCATTGTCGTTCCAGGCAGACGCACACCACAGGGTGGGGTCAGAGGTCAAGATGGGGTGGAGGGCACGGAAGTACTCAAAGAAGTCTGGGGCAACCTTGGAGAGAGAGTCATCTGATTAGTAAACTGTGTTACAGTGACAACTTAGTAGGCTCTCCTGACAGTGATAAGAAACAATCATTAAAAatcagtatatacagtagacttCATTACTAGTTATGATCACTGAAAACTGCTAGCCTgaacccagatctgtttgtgatgCATGTCATGCCAAACATAACGAGTTGGCAaaagaacagaaacagactggcacccaggctatatTACAAAAAcagagaccagaaacagactggcacccaggctatatTACAAAAAcagagaccagaaacagactgtCACCCaggctatatattttttttttaaagagaccagaaacagactggcacccaggctatatatattttttaaagagaccagaaacagactggcacccaggctatatatattttttaaagagaccagaaacagactggcacccaggctatatatattttttaaagggaccagaaacagactggcacccaggctatatatattttttaaagagaccagaaacagactggcacccaggctatatatattttttaaagagaccagaaacagactggcacccaggctatatTACAAAAATAGACCAGAAACAAATGTTTGGCCTGATTAATACAATGACAAATGGTATGTCAACACAAAATGACTTGccaaaaacaaaaacatgtcTTTGTCAGCATCTACAGGAACAGTTACATAAGTGGACACAGTTCCCAGTCACGGTtcgctctcgctccctctctgggGAGGGTGTGTGGGGGGAAAGTTTAGCCTAAAAGGACAGTTCTGTTGTTTTAGCCATTTCCTGTAACTCTCACTACACCTCTGGTGCAGAATTCTGTCTGACATCTCCCCCCCTCCCCAGACCATTTGTTCACCCAGCTGGCTGTTTCACTTCGTCTGCtactcaaatgacaccctattccctatatagtgcactacttttgatcagagccctatggacccacaaggtgccatttgggacacacacacttGGTCTGATTTGATGGGGGACAGAACGAACCGAGCAGGATTTAGGGATCCTTCCCATCACCCCTCTCTGCTAGGTGCCAACGTTGGTTAATCCACTAATCATTTAAATGTGCTAATCTGGGAAGGCCAACCAGGATTACAGCTGTCCACTGAATTAGGGACATTGATTAAGACCTGTTCTGCCCCCTGACTCCTCCCCTCAGTTCTGCCCCCTGACTCCTCCCCTCGGTTCTGCcccctgactcctcccctctggCACAGTTGGAACAACAAGATCATGGGTTCGATGCTCACTGGGTCGTCCATACGAAACATTAAGGCATGACTGTACGTCGTTTTGGACAGAAGCATCTGCTGAATGGCATAGCCTATATATTAATGTTTAGGGGAGTGATTTACAAATGATTGACTGAAAATTCCTTGGGTCTTCACAGAACACAGTGAAAGATCCCAAGTGGCCGTCTAACCACTGGTCACAATAGACTAGTAATTAGACGATATCGACAGGCTCGAGCCAAGCCAAAATGCTGGCTACCAAATGTTAAATGTTTCAGTGAGGAAAGCTCAGTTTTAGGTATCAAATGAAATGTACTGTGTAAATGAACATTATAGGATCCACTTTCATCATCATGATGATTCCATATTTAAATGTGAGACAGATTTTTAAAAacactgaaaaaaatatatatataaacacaacatgtaaagtgttggtcccatgtttcatttgaaatatcagatcccagaaatgttccatacacaaaattattttctcaaaaatgttggGCACAAATTGAATTAAATATGTTTGTTTGCATTTCTCCGTTGCCAAAAtatcctgacaggtgtggcatccacctgacaggtgtggcatatcaataaactgattaaacagcaggatcattacacaggtgcaccttgtgctggggacaataaaaagccactaatactgtgccgttttgtcacatgCTAAAAAGTCTTGATGCTTCACATCAATGCTTTGGTGCCCAGCAGGGATTTCAGTTCATTTCACTGACTGAATTCATCTTCTATTGAACATCATGCAAATCACCAGCAACTCAGTCACTTCTAATCAACGCTGTCAACACATTCAGACTGAGGTGCATTTTGAATCCATTCCTCAATTACAGTGCATGCAGACAGGTGGTGTATGGATTTCAGTTACTGTTCACTTACCTCCAAGTCATCTTCCACGATCACCACggtggagtgagagagtgtgttgaACACCTGGTTGAGGGCCCAGCGGTAGTGTCTGGCAATCTTATAGTAGCCCTGGAACTTTCTGTGCTCCGGCCGTACCCGGATGTCCGAGAGGTCTGGTTGGCTAATGTGGGTCACCTGACTGCCATATGAGCCAATCACTTGGGCAGTCTCAGCATGGCCACAGTCCTGACTAACTATGATTGGGTAGAGTTCTGCAGAGGGGCGGTATTGGATCAACTTGTCAAGACTCCTTTTCACGGTCACCCTGTCACAGGCGATGACCAATATGGGAATGACAACTTGTGGGCTGATGACAGTAACATCCAATTTGGTGTCGTCGGTCAGCTCTTTTATTTCATCGTCCAGTTGTGTGTCTACTTTAGGGTCTCGGACTGCTGTAATGATCAATTCCGGTGTATTTTCCTCTTGACTTTGGTCCTTGTCTTCTGAATCGTCCTTTGGAGGTACTGCAGACACCTGTGGCGGCGGTTTGTGTTCCTCCTCTTTATTTTCTACCTTCTCTCCATCCGTCTGTCTTtttcccatccctctcctcttttcccacAGTGACCTGTGACTCTGAATCTGCTTCAGAAGTTCCTTCTGGGTCTCGAGTTCCGATTCTACCTCTTCGGCCAATCGGATCACCTCGCCTGCCAGATTAGTCCCGCCCCCTTTTATTTTGGCCACGCCCCACTCTTCCCGCCCCCCTGGTTCAGCCCCACCCCCTTCCCCAAAGCGACCAATGGGAGTTCGTCCCCAAAGGAACAGGAGAAGCAAGCCATTGCAGGCGACGAATAGGAATGCTCCACACAAGATAAGGGAGCCTCTCTTGCGAACCATGGCCCAATGACATCAGAGGATGGACtacagagaggaaaagaaaaCAGTTGAGGTGGGACAGTGTTGAAGTGACAAACAGCCAATAGGGTCAAAACAAAAACACAgatgagaaagaaaaaaaacgttGTCCAATAGGGGTGGAGAGAACTGAGGTCCAATCATAAGATCCTTACTTCTCATCCAATCATTGTGTGATCAATAACACGACAGGAGAACGATCCAGAACCTCTATTGCTGGACGGAGATGGAGATGTGCTTTGTTGTTATCGGCTTGGCTGTCCTCCATGAAATAGAGGAACGAGAGAGTGAGTTGGCTCAAGGGGACATTGAGAAAAACAGG is a genomic window of Oncorhynchus keta strain PuntledgeMale-10-30-2019 chromosome 19, Oket_V2, whole genome shotgun sequence containing:
- the LOC118376056 gene encoding alpha-1,3-mannosyl-glycoprotein 2-beta-N-acetylglucosaminyltransferase-like; translated protein: MVRKRGSLILCGAFLFVACNGLLLLFLWGRTPIGRFGEGGGAEPGGREEWGVAKIKGGGTNLAGEVIRLAEEVESELETQKELLKQIQSHRSLWEKRRGMGKRQTDGEKVENKEEEHKPPPQVSAVPPKDDSEDKDQSQEENTPELIITAVRDPKVDTQLDDEIKELTDDTKLDVTVISPQVVIPILVIACDRVTVKRSLDKLIQYRPSAELYPIIVSQDCGHAETAQVIGSYGSQVTHISQPDLSDIRVRPEHRKFQGYYKIARHYRWALNQVFNTLSHSTVVIVEDDLEVAPDFFEYFRALHPILTSDPTLWCASAWNDNGREGLVDPGKAALLYRTDFFPGLGWMLLKDIWAELEPKWPTAFWDDWMRHPEQRKERSCIRPEISRTMTFGRKGVSLGQFFDQYLRYIKLNTDFVPFTKQDLSYLMKENFDVNFVKQVYSAPLIKVEELQQGGGLTGTGPYRVQYSSRDNFKVLARNLGVMDDLKSGVPRAGYRGVVSFLSRGRRVFLTPPEGWTKYDVSWS